tcgtttcaaatttCCTCTTGTACTATAAGCTGCAAAAGTGTATGgaaaatttatcaatgaattcattcatattttctccatgcaattttgcagctcactgtaccttgCGGTACAAAAGCTTTGGCCCTTGTGTCATACTCATAGTACAATACCTCGTGTCATTTACAATACTTATCCTTATAATCACCTTGAGCTACCACAGCTGTATTAGCATTAGGCAACTCGGATTTTTTCCCGTCATATTGGTGTGACAAAAGCATTGTTGCTATATCCGCTGCTTGGCCTATATcttcatttaataaatatttcgaGGGCTTCGCTGCTGACAAATAAACCTAGAAATAAAAATGCTActtgaaacttttttttttgtatcctTTATCTCAAAATGTGATCTGTTCGCTGCTTCTTTGAAAATTGCAATTATATCGGCCAGGGTTAGTTGTTTGATGGCTTGAGGTAGATGAATCAataataggttttttttttgtgaacaaATATCCTTCCTGTTCCTAAATATACTTTATCATGAGTAAATGGACCCTATTATTTCAGTTTCTCAATATGTTAACAAAacttacacaaattaatataaaaaacaatCTGTAACTCATGATGAGTACCAGGTTAGCTGACATCTGCAGAGAAAATgacaaattattattatcatttcaTTACACGATTGACTGCCCAGTAATTGAAATCAAATGAAAAATTTTACGATTAGTcacaaaataataattgtttCATAAATTGACTACCTACGAACTTAAGATTGATATTACGAAAGTTTCACTTCTTGACTATAAAGGCTGGCGTCCACTAGACTCGCCGAATCTAAATATGTCGCTTTCTAAATGCGTGGAATCGAAATCACCGTTCATAGTAAAGCCTGGCGTCTATTTTTAGGTTCGCCGAGTCGAGCCCCGTTAATTCGCTTTCTGCATATCTTATGAgactagagatgcaccgaatattcggttactattcggtatccggcctattcggcccttattttaatattcgtccggataccggatagtgacgtactatccggccggataccggatgtgctattttttattgaatgattttggggtaaaacaaattaaatgtaaaaaaacagttacggttataatacttataatcatagccctttattatataaaaaaaacatttaaacaaaaccggactccgcgcgaagttcactacgaaataagtcaaaacctgcacgacgcgcccgctccctgcttaaattgtaggtattgtaggtaaaattctactgtccgaatattcggcggccggataccgaatattcggccgatggttgggccgaatattcggtatccggtatccggccaaacaactattcgttgcatctctatATGAGACTGCGTCCATTGGCGACGCGTagatcgcattcaaatgtatgagaactcgatgcGACGCGGTTCGAGTCCTCCATAAGGCTGGCGTCTACTAGGCTCACCGAGTTTAATCTCAATTATTCGCCTTAAAGCCTCCACACAGGCGTCCACTTAGGCGAAATCGAGCCGCATCGAATCGAGTCCTCAACtcctcatacatttgaatgccattcgacgcgtcgctaatggacggcGAATTAATAAGACtcgactcggcgagcctagtggacgctAGGCTTAAGCGGGGGTGCTTGAGTGTGGTAGTCTATATAGATGGCAGCACTTTGCAAAGGGGTAAATTCACTGTATACTGTGGCAACATTTTGATTACGCAGCTGTGACGacacggacacgaaacttcctCTTTCCTTTTTCGTATGATCGCCACTTTGCTGTTCGCGTTCTCGACGATAGCCGAATTCATAATGGCGGAACCACGTGAAAGAACTTTCCTCATGATCAAACCTGATGGCGTTCAACGTGGAATCGTCGGCACCATTATTGAGCGCTTTGAGAAGAAGGGCTTCAAGTTGGTGGGTCTCAAATTCATGTGGCCGTCCGAAGAACTACTCCAGAAGCACTACAGCGACTTGGCGTCCCGGCCTTTCTTCCCCGGACTAGTGAAATACATGAGCTCCGGCCCAGTTGTACCCATGGTTTGGGAAGGTTTAAATGCTGTGAAGACTGGACGTCAAATGCTCGGCGCTACTAACCCAGCTGATTCTCTACCAGGCACAATTCGTGGCGATCTCTGCATCGAAGTTGGACGT
This genomic stretch from Leguminivora glycinivorella isolate SPB_JAAS2020 chromosome Z, LegGlyc_1.1, whole genome shotgun sequence harbors:
- the LOC125240821 gene encoding nucleoside diphosphate kinase — its product is MIATLLFAFSTIAEFIMAEPRERTFLMIKPDGVQRGIVGTIIERFEKKGFKLVGLKFMWPSEELLQKHYSDLASRPFFPGLVKYMSSGPVVPMVWEGLNAVKTGRQMLGATNPADSLPGTIRGDLCIEVGRNIIHGSDSVESAKKEIALWFSEKEIVGWTPAAEKWVYE